A genome region from Fodinibius salicampi includes the following:
- the thiL gene encoding thiamine-phosphate kinase, which translates to MADNEFRTIQSLGRRELINELMEHNETQHKETIKGWGDDSAVLENSDHLKLLSSESFMEGVDFDLTYVPLHHLGYKVATAAVSDIYAMNGTPDAVLVNLSVPNKMSVDMLKQIYKGIGAAGKDYDFEIVGGDLSASHQLLGISISCYGNVDKELITYRSGARIGDAICVTGDVGGATAGLRILMREKKFWEEEKQQQSFQPNLDDYEYVVKRQLVPIARKSFIEILRDLDIIPTSMIDLTQGLVNDLQNLAEASGKGVYFYQATLPISLDTRNVADEMKEDVDKYALYGGEDYEMVFTLPEENVEKLSEEFSDFTVIGQVKNQEEGIRMQQAEGGVVSFNDSEG; encoded by the coding sequence ATGGCAGATAACGAATTTCGAACAATTCAGTCACTGGGACGTCGTGAACTTATTAATGAGCTGATGGAACATAATGAGACTCAGCATAAGGAAACGATTAAAGGATGGGGCGATGACAGTGCGGTTTTAGAGAATTCAGATCATCTTAAACTGCTTTCTTCTGAAAGTTTTATGGAAGGAGTGGATTTTGATCTGACCTATGTACCACTTCACCATCTTGGATATAAGGTAGCTACTGCTGCGGTAAGTGATATATATGCCATGAATGGAACCCCGGACGCGGTATTGGTTAACTTATCAGTTCCCAATAAAATGTCTGTGGATATGCTCAAGCAAATTTATAAGGGCATTGGTGCGGCTGGTAAGGATTATGATTTTGAAATTGTAGGAGGTGACCTTTCTGCTTCTCATCAATTATTGGGAATTAGCATAAGTTGCTATGGGAATGTTGATAAAGAGCTAATTACTTACCGTAGTGGAGCAAGAATAGGAGATGCGATCTGTGTTACCGGTGATGTTGGAGGAGCTACCGCTGGCTTGAGAATCCTAATGAGGGAAAAAAAGTTTTGGGAGGAAGAAAAACAACAACAGTCCTTCCAGCCCAACCTTGATGATTACGAGTATGTGGTAAAACGGCAGCTGGTACCCATTGCTCGAAAAAGTTTTATTGAAATACTTCGTGATTTAGATATTATCCCAACCTCAATGATTGACCTCACCCAGGGTCTGGTTAATGATTTGCAGAACCTTGCCGAAGCTTCAGGAAAAGGCGTTTATTTTTATCAGGCTACATTACCTATATCCTTAGATACGCGGAACGTGGCTGATGAAATGAAAGAAGATGTGGATAAATATGCCCTTTATGGTGGGGAGGACTATGAAATGGTTTTTACGCTCCCGGAAGAAAATGTAGAAAAGTTGTCGGAAGAGTTTAGTGACTTCACGGTGATAGGACAAGTCAAGAATCAAGAAGAAGGAATTCGTATGCAACAAGCTGAGGGAGGAGTGGTATCCTTTAATGATTCAGAAGGGTAA
- a CDS encoding ExbD/TolR family protein, with translation MAHFEKKSADTSQEVPMTAMPDIIFMLLIFFMVTTVLREVELQVQINFTEAENVEKIEQKRLISYIYIGPEKLGGGELGQTRIQIDDAIIDDIGAIRNLMYDKYTEQPKLIVSLRVNEDTETGIVTDVQEELREAGTLRINYSTRQEVNQ, from the coding sequence ATGGCACATTTCGAAAAAAAATCGGCTGATACAAGTCAGGAAGTACCAATGACTGCGATGCCTGACATTATCTTTATGTTGCTCATCTTTTTTATGGTTACAACGGTACTCCGTGAAGTTGAATTGCAGGTGCAAATTAATTTTACGGAAGCAGAAAATGTTGAAAAGATTGAGCAGAAACGTCTGATAAGCTACATTTATATTGGTCCTGAAAAACTTGGAGGAGGAGAGCTTGGACAAACACGCATCCAGATTGATGATGCTATAATTGATGATATTGGTGCTATTCGTAATTTAATGTACGATAAGTACACGGAGCAACCCAAGTTGATTGTCTCACTCAGGGTTAATGAAGATACCGAAACCGGTATCGTTACCGATGTTCAGGAAGAACTACGTGAGGCTGGAACGCTTCGAATTAATTACTCTACAAGGCAGGAAGTAAATCAGTAA
- a CDS encoding TonB-dependent receptor has translation MNIQLFSQWFKTALLLAIVFYSFSLSAKAQSDDLGTITGKVVDAESGEPIIGANVSISGTTKGAASDIDGVYRISGIQPGSHSITVSYISYTKKNITDIQVESGEVTQLNVSLQPETIGLGEVTVTAQASTDSEAGLLSIQRKAVPMQDGLSSEYLGKTGDGNVASAMKRVTGVTLLNGKDVFIRGLGNRYSNVQLNGAPVPSTSPTKKEAPVDLINSGSVENIVVQKTFTPDQSGEFSGGSVQITSKEFPEEKNIGFSYSTSYNSVSTFENTIGYRGSPMDFLGFDNGKRTLPAVIKNSRVTSENEKELANALHGDWLINSNQQAIPSQKFELSYADQLNEANLPIGIVSNFSYKYDRSYQPGREYRVIQSYNSDADQNVLNADYMRREGKEDATLSGMLNVFLKPNSKTKIGLKNLYSNSLENSTQLIIGDYVNYPRNTRQTVQDFNRRAIFSSSGILERYFDSFLQSQLSVNISYSRAKQDRPDRRTTQYNLTPSDTYNIYFDDGGNTHFFSDQLDNNYTAKVDYELQPLRSLGLKAGFSGLLKDRDFNARRLEYQNFSGAYPNDRKDEPANVALDPVLIENDQLDLVETTQARDSYQGEQTLLAGYLSANMDFIENLTLEAGARVEQSIQKVKIRNDGESQAIANVDKTDILPAVNATYSASDKINFRGAFSMTLARPEFREISDFRFQDFVGSQIVYGNPDLNRTLIHNYDIRFESYPNPGEIFAISAFYKKFFNPIELFYRFTERTEVQYKNADQANLYGIEVEGRRNVTEQLQLVVNASYILSETRSKEEDRFRTANFERPMYGQSPYSFNAGTFYTIPQWNMELSANYNTFGERIVTVGMGRHPDDEYEQPFHKVDLGVKYRPGQFTIKADVENLLDQEVVYKQGDVITNKYAPGVTYNVGISYNF, from the coding sequence GTGAATATTCAACTCTTTAGTCAATGGTTTAAAACGGCGTTACTTTTAGCCATCGTCTTCTACTCTTTTTCTCTATCAGCAAAAGCCCAGTCAGATGATTTAGGTACTATTACCGGCAAGGTAGTAGATGCCGAATCGGGAGAGCCCATCATAGGTGCCAATGTATCCATCTCAGGTACCACCAAAGGAGCAGCATCGGATATTGATGGGGTCTATCGTATTAGTGGAATACAACCGGGCTCCCATTCTATTACGGTTTCCTACATATCTTATACCAAGAAAAATATAACGGATATTCAGGTTGAGTCGGGAGAAGTAACGCAGCTGAATGTCTCTTTACAACCGGAAACAATTGGTCTGGGTGAAGTGACCGTTACGGCGCAGGCGAGCACAGACAGTGAGGCAGGACTTTTATCCATCCAACGAAAAGCGGTACCGATGCAGGATGGATTGTCATCCGAATACTTAGGAAAGACCGGGGATGGTAATGTAGCTTCTGCAATGAAAAGGGTGACGGGGGTTACCTTGCTCAATGGTAAGGATGTTTTTATACGGGGATTGGGCAATCGTTACAGCAATGTACAGTTAAATGGGGCTCCGGTTCCTTCAACGAGTCCCACTAAAAAGGAAGCACCGGTTGATCTTATTAATAGTGGATCAGTAGAGAATATTGTAGTTCAAAAAACATTTACACCCGACCAATCAGGAGAGTTTTCCGGGGGTTCAGTACAAATTACTTCAAAAGAATTCCCGGAAGAAAAAAATATTGGCTTTTCCTATTCTACCAGCTACAACTCTGTTTCTACTTTTGAAAATACGATTGGTTACCGGGGCAGTCCTATGGATTTTCTTGGATTTGATAACGGGAAAAGAACCTTGCCAGCGGTAATCAAAAATAGCAGGGTGACATCTGAAAATGAAAAAGAGCTGGCAAATGCTCTCCATGGGGATTGGCTAATAAATAGTAATCAGCAAGCGATTCCTTCCCAAAAATTCGAGTTGAGCTATGCCGACCAGCTCAATGAAGCAAACCTTCCGATTGGGATTGTGTCTAACTTCAGTTATAAATATGATCGCTCATACCAACCAGGCAGAGAGTACCGGGTTATCCAAAGTTATAATAGCGATGCGGATCAGAATGTTTTAAACGCCGATTATATGCGCCGTGAGGGAAAGGAGGATGCTACACTTAGCGGTATGTTAAATGTGTTTCTCAAGCCCAATTCAAAAACAAAAATAGGATTGAAAAATCTTTATTCAAACTCACTCGAGAACTCTACTCAGCTGATTATTGGTGATTACGTTAATTATCCAAGAAACACCCGGCAGACCGTTCAGGACTTTAATCGCCGAGCCATTTTTTCGAGTAGCGGTATCTTGGAACGGTATTTTGATTCTTTCCTGCAATCCCAACTTTCTGTAAACATAAGCTATTCGCGGGCAAAGCAGGATCGTCCGGATAGACGAACAACACAATACAATTTGACGCCATCGGATACTTATAATATCTATTTTGATGACGGGGGCAATACTCATTTCTTCTCTGATCAGCTGGATAATAATTATACTGCTAAGGTCGATTATGAATTACAGCCCCTTCGGTCTTTGGGACTTAAAGCAGGTTTTTCGGGATTGTTAAAGGACAGAGATTTTAATGCCCGACGCCTGGAGTATCAAAACTTTTCCGGAGCTTATCCCAACGACCGAAAAGATGAACCCGCCAATGTAGCCCTTGATCCGGTTTTGATAGAAAACGATCAGCTTGATTTGGTCGAGACTACACAAGCACGTGATTCTTATCAGGGTGAGCAGACCTTACTTGCCGGTTACCTTAGTGCTAATATGGATTTTATCGAAAACCTCACACTAGAAGCGGGGGCTCGTGTTGAGCAATCAATCCAAAAGGTAAAAATTCGAAATGATGGTGAAAGCCAGGCGATTGCTAACGTGGATAAAACGGATATCCTACCCGCTGTTAATGCAACTTATAGCGCTTCAGATAAAATCAACTTTAGAGGGGCATTTTCAATGACTCTGGCCCGTCCTGAATTCCGGGAGATTTCTGATTTTCGGTTTCAGGACTTTGTAGGATCTCAAATAGTTTATGGAAATCCTGATCTTAACCGCACACTTATTCACAATTATGACATTCGGTTTGAAAGCTATCCTAATCCAGGCGAAATATTTGCTATCAGCGCCTTTTATAAAAAGTTTTTTAACCCTATAGAGCTATTCTATCGCTTTACCGAGCGTACGGAAGTACAGTATAAAAATGCGGATCAGGCAAATCTGTATGGAATAGAAGTTGAAGGGAGGAGAAACGTTACTGAACAACTTCAGTTAGTTGTTAATGCTTCATATATCCTGTCCGAGACACGAAGCAAGGAAGAAGATCGGTTCCGGACGGCAAACTTTGAACGGCCGATGTATGGACAGTCTCCCTATTCTTTTAATGCAGGGACGTTTTATACCATACCGCAATGGAATATGGAGCTTTCAGCCAATTATAACACCTTCGGTGAGCGTATTGTAACCGTTGGGATGGGACGTCATCCGGATGATGAATACGAACAGCCATTCCATAAAGTGGATTTAGGCGTCAAATATCGCCCGGGTCAGTTTACAATTAAAGCAGATGTTGAAAATCTGTTAGACCAAGAGGTAGTGTATAAACAGGGAGATGTAATCACCAATAAATATGCGCCCGGTGTCACCTATAATGTTGGTATTAGCTACAACTTCTAA
- a CDS encoding MotA/TolQ/ExbB proton channel family protein, with protein sequence MITSITLFFLQAGADQGFFNVLVQRFNEGNDGGFMWPVLVALILGLAIFLERIITLNLADIDTRKFVVDVQEALDEGGVPAARQLCAETRGPVASVFQAGLMRVDEGIDAAEKAISAYGSIEMSFLERGLVWLSLFIAIAPLLGFLGTVVGMIQAFDAIEEAGDISPSLVAGGIKVALLTTAAGLLAGIILQVGYNYCVSKIDRIISEMEESSITLIDSIVMLKEGKQVAPESDEE encoded by the coding sequence ATGATAACGTCTATAACTCTCTTTTTCCTTCAAGCAGGAGCGGATCAAGGATTTTTTAATGTACTTGTACAAAGATTTAATGAAGGTAACGATGGTGGGTTTATGTGGCCGGTCCTTGTCGCTCTCATTTTAGGTTTAGCTATTTTTCTTGAGCGAATAATCACATTGAACTTGGCTGATATTGATACTCGGAAATTTGTTGTGGATGTACAGGAGGCGTTAGATGAAGGTGGGGTTCCCGCTGCTCGTCAGCTTTGTGCCGAAACAAGAGGTCCGGTGGCATCTGTTTTTCAAGCTGGTTTGATGCGTGTTGATGAAGGTATAGATGCGGCTGAAAAAGCAATATCAGCCTATGGATCTATTGAAATGAGTTTCCTTGAAAGAGGTTTGGTATGGCTATCACTATTTATTGCCATTGCTCCCTTGCTCGGATTCCTCGGTACGGTTGTAGGTATGATTCAGGCATTTGATGCCATTGAAGAGGCAGGCGATATTTCACCATCGCTGGTTGCTGGAGGTATTAAGGTAGCTCTTTTAACAACTGCTGCAGGACTTCTTGCAGGTATTATCTTACAGGTTGGTTATAACTACTGCGTTTCTAAAATTGATCGCATAATTTCTGAAATGGAAGAAAGCTCCATTACTCTTATAGATTCTATTGTTATGCTCAAAGAGGGTAAGCAGGTTGCGCCAGAGTCCGACGAAGAGTAA
- a CDS encoding biopolymer transporter ExbD — translation MFDKKTRREDPELGGAGMADIAFLLLIFFLLVTTIDIDTGIGLQLPPAPEEEQDPPPIKERNLLNILVNAQGMVLMDDEPTDISEVKQKIKDFVTNNGEDPNLSESPDKAIVSIKTARQTPYRTYINMLDEVMGAYAELRNQAAQAEYGRNYGQLEEDSEQQQTIKDMFPKKISIAEPDEG, via the coding sequence ATGTTTGATAAAAAAACACGACGTGAAGATCCCGAATTGGGTGGGGCGGGAATGGCTGATATTGCCTTCCTTTTGCTTATCTTCTTTCTACTCGTTACGACGATAGATATCGATACGGGTATTGGTCTTCAGTTGCCACCTGCTCCTGAAGAAGAACAGGATCCACCTCCCATTAAGGAACGGAATTTGTTAAATATTTTGGTTAATGCCCAGGGTATGGTGCTGATGGATGATGAGCCTACGGATATTTCTGAGGTGAAACAGAAAATAAAGGACTTTGTTACGAATAATGGCGAAGACCCTAATTTATCTGAATCGCCCGATAAAGCTATCGTTTCTATTAAAACAGCCAGACAGACCCCATACAGAACGTATATTAATATGCTGGATGAGGTTATGGGTGCTTATGCAGAACTTCGCAATCAAGCAGCCCAGGCAGAGTATGGCAGAAACTACGGTCAGTTAGAGGAAGATAGCGAGCAGCAACAGACTATTAAGGATATGTTTCCAAAGAAAATCTCAATTGCAGAACCCGACGAAGGATAA
- the ftsH gene encoding ATP-dependent zinc metalloprotease FtsH gives MSEQNKSSKKKSGNQGSGEGKTNSPKFPIWIYVVLLLALLGVQVYFMNSESGERIKYSTFLSYVEKGYIDQITITNGSYISGKYSEKALNEGIIDTVEQGDDWQVGSSTTQNIFQTTMLEGDEIRPILDEHGVTYDVQIEEDWFGGILIWLIPIGLAILFWIFIFRRMNPGQQVLNIGKNKASLYDKQKDSEISFKDVAGLEEAKTEVEEVVEFLQNPEKFTRLGGTLPKGVLLVGPPGTGKTLLAKATAGEADVPFFSLSGSDFVEMFVGVGAARVRDLFKQAKEKAPCIIFIDEIDAIGRSRGKGAMMGSNDERENTLNQLLSEMDGFNTDKGVIIMAATNRPDVLDSALLRPGRFDRQILIDKPDLRGRVEVLKVHTRNLKLSDDIDLKLLASQTPGFAGAELANLCNEAALMAARRDKDSVEMEDFQDSIERVIAGLEKKNKLINPREREIVAYHESGHAIVGWYLEHTDPVLKVSIVPRGLAALGYTLQTPLEDRFLMTTEELNDKICALLGGRVAEEIIFGRISTGAQNDLERITNMAFAMVAEYGMSEEIGYLSLKDSKNPENSYGFNKKYSEHTAERIDEAISEIVKENYERTKSLLNEHKNKLEMMAKTLLDKEVIDHNDLKELLGDHPEGKYPEGIFESEKDQQEKNGQPKNISEADIVEGERSGDNQSTE, from the coding sequence ATGTCTGAACAGAATAAGTCTTCAAAAAAGAAATCAGGTAATCAGGGTTCAGGTGAGGGCAAAACTAATTCACCAAAGTTTCCAATTTGGATTTACGTAGTATTACTATTGGCTCTTCTTGGAGTACAGGTATATTTCATGAATTCCGAAAGTGGAGAGCGAATTAAGTATAGTACCTTCCTTAGTTATGTTGAAAAAGGATATATTGATCAGATTACGATTACCAACGGGAGCTATATAAGCGGGAAATATAGCGAGAAAGCGCTTAATGAAGGAATTATAGATACTGTCGAACAAGGAGATGATTGGCAGGTGGGCAGTTCTACCACCCAGAATATATTTCAAACTACCATGCTTGAAGGGGATGAGATCCGTCCGATTTTGGATGAGCATGGTGTTACTTATGATGTGCAGATTGAAGAAGACTGGTTTGGGGGTATTTTAATATGGCTTATTCCAATTGGACTAGCCATCCTTTTTTGGATTTTTATCTTCCGCCGGATGAATCCAGGACAGCAGGTGTTGAACATTGGGAAAAACAAAGCTTCGTTATACGATAAGCAGAAAGACAGTGAGATCTCGTTCAAGGATGTAGCGGGTCTTGAAGAGGCAAAGACCGAAGTAGAGGAAGTTGTTGAGTTTTTGCAGAATCCTGAGAAATTTACAAGGCTTGGAGGTACTCTGCCTAAAGGAGTACTGTTGGTAGGCCCTCCGGGTACTGGTAAAACATTATTGGCTAAAGCTACTGCCGGGGAGGCCGATGTACCTTTCTTTAGTCTCAGTGGGTCCGATTTTGTGGAAATGTTCGTAGGAGTAGGAGCCGCCCGGGTACGGGATTTGTTTAAACAGGCAAAAGAAAAGGCTCCCTGCATCATTTTTATTGATGAAATTGATGCCATTGGGCGTAGCCGTGGGAAAGGAGCAATGATGGGATCAAATGATGAACGGGAAAATACGCTTAATCAGCTCCTGAGTGAAATGGATGGCTTCAATACGGATAAGGGGGTAATCATTATGGCTGCCACCAACCGTCCCGATGTGTTAGATTCTGCGCTTTTACGTCCCGGTCGTTTTGACCGACAGATTTTAATTGATAAGCCAGATTTAAGAGGAAGGGTAGAAGTCTTAAAGGTGCATACCCGTAATCTTAAGCTCTCAGACGATATAGACCTGAAGCTACTGGCATCACAAACTCCAGGCTTTGCCGGAGCTGAATTAGCAAACCTTTGTAATGAAGCTGCATTAATGGCCGCCCGCCGAGATAAAGATTCTGTGGAAATGGAAGATTTTCAGGATTCCATTGAGCGGGTGATTGCGGGATTAGAGAAAAAAAATAAGCTAATTAATCCGAGAGAGCGCGAGATTGTGGCTTACCATGAATCAGGTCATGCCATTGTGGGATGGTATTTGGAACATACGGATCCGGTATTAAAGGTTAGCATTGTTCCCCGTGGATTAGCTGCCTTGGGATATACCCTTCAAACTCCGCTAGAGGATCGTTTCCTAATGACGACGGAAGAATTAAACGATAAAATTTGTGCATTACTGGGCGGACGTGTAGCGGAGGAAATTATTTTTGGACGAATTTCAACCGGTGCCCAGAATGACCTTGAGCGTATTACCAACATGGCATTCGCCATGGTTGCTGAATATGGAATGAGTGAAGAAATAGGATATCTGTCCCTTAAGGATTCTAAAAATCCGGAGAACAGTTATGGTTTTAACAAGAAGTATTCAGAACATACCGCTGAACGGATAGATGAGGCCATTAGTGAAATTGTTAAAGAGAATTATGAACGGACAAAATCACTGCTCAATGAGCATAAAAATAAGCTCGAAATGATGGCCAAGACTTTGCTGGACAAAGAGGTGATTGACCATAATGATCTGAAAGAATTATTAGGAGACCATCCAGAGGGTAAATACCCCGAGGGTATATTTGAAAGTGAAAAGGATCAGCAGGAGAAAAACGGTCAGCCTAAAAATATTTCTGAAGCTGATATTGTTGAAGGGGAGAGAAGTGGGGATAATCAGAGTACTGAATAA